A single genomic interval of Penaeus vannamei isolate JL-2024 chromosome 33, ASM4276789v1, whole genome shotgun sequence harbors:
- the LOC113829296 gene encoding uncharacterized protein: protein MRFTDRPILIAAIIGILALLFYFSKEMALMEKSISLLTLKDSSQASELRLPEEFPLLPAEDPGLREYVKRRLLRPPAVGDYNLSKPDRTHFSQYSQSQVASQLLQGLDKGFFLEAGALDGEDKSNTLYFERELSWTGLLVEPDPSLYRTLVTKKRKAFSINAAFSLSNASDIVKFVPRRGLGHLDPDSKKGIPVKTVPIATILRALDVTQIDFFSLDIEGAELKVLATFPWDEVKIRLMCIEVNHVGKERVSSFMEKRGYMYVGTWHIDAWYGWKDLLKETINVEEYPKKLTP from the exons ATGAGGTTCACAGATCGCCCAATTCTAATTGCCGCGATAATCGGAATTTTGGCATTGCTGTTTTACTTTTCGAAGGAAATGGCATTGATGG AAAAATCCATCAGCTTGCTAACTTTAAAAGACTCCAGTCAAGCCAGCGAACTACGCCTGCCGGAGgagttccctctcctcccagccGAGGACCCGGGTCTTCGTGAGTATGTGAAGCGGAGACTCCTTCGGCCGCCTGCCGTAGGGGACTACAACCTCTCGAAGCCCGACAGGACGCACTTCTCGCAGTACTCACAGAGTCAGGTGGCCAGTCAACTCCTCCAAGGATTG GACAAAGGTTTCTTCCTGGAAGCAGGAGCGCTGGACGGAGAGGACAAGAGCAACACCCTGTACTTCGAGAGGGAGCTCTCCTGGACGGGCCTCCTCGTGGAGCCGGACCCTTCGCTGTACCGAACGCTGGTCACGAAGAAGCGGAAAGCCTTCTCCATCAACGCTGCCTTCTCGCTGTCCAATGCGTCGGATATCGTAAAATTTGT ACCACGTCGGGGACTCGGCCACCTTGACCCTGACAGCAAGAAGGGGATCCCCGTCAAGACCGTCCCCATAGCCACGATATTGCGAGCTCTTGACGTCACTCAGATCGACTTCTTTTCCCTGGACATCGAGGGAGCTGAGCTGAAG GTTCTCGCGACATTTCCCTGGGACGAGGTCAAGATTCGACTGATGTGCATCGAGGTCAACCACGTGGGGAAAGAACGCGTGAGTTCCTTCATGGAGAAGCGAGGATACATGTACGTCGGCACGTGGCACATCGACGCGTGGTACGGCTGGAAGGACCTGCTAAAGGAAACCATCAATGTAGAGGAATATCCGAAGAAGTTGACTCCGTAG